The Thermosipho melanesiensis BI429 sequence TATTTTCATTCCATGTAATAACTTTATCGATATCAAATAAAACACTGTGGTGCCTCGAAACCACAGTGGAAAGAAAAAACAAAAACAAAAATTCATCTTTTTTTAAATTTTCGGATAATAATTTATCTGTTAAAAGTGTAGCTATTGTATAAAATCCCACATCACTATGCGTTACTTTGATTTTTCCTTTTATCAAACCTTCTTGAAATTCATCTGTTAATTTTCCAATATCATGGTACTTTATTATCTCTTTTATCGTTTGAATGTGAGAAGAATCTATTCCAATTTCACTAAATAAATTTCCCAATATCCTTTCTAAATCAAATTTATCGATTATACGTTCCAAATATTTTTCCGTTTTTTCTACATGTTCGTAAAAAGTTTCAAAATACATTCCATTTTTATGCGCCATTTTGTTATCTATATTTTTAGAAAACATAAATAACTTCATTATTTGTCCTCCAAAAATTTTCCTTTCTTTTTAACCTTAATTTTTTATTTGTGAAAACAAATACATCTTTGAGATACAAATGATTTTCATTAAAATCGTATGGTAACTCTTCCAGTATAGATATGTAATCTGTTTCTTCTTCAAATAATTCAATATCATCTAAATTTTCTTTAAAAAACTCAATATCTTTTAATCTTACAAGAGAGTTAACGGTTGATTCCTCAAATTCAAGCCTTTCAAGTTCAATTGAACAATAATTTTCAAAATATGCTAAAAACTCGTTTTTCCCAAAATAAATAGGATATTCTGAATAATTCTTTTTTACCATTTTCTCTAATTTTTCATATACATTTTTTTCTTCATCAGTAAATGTCTCCAAACATGGTATAAATATTCTATATCCAATGCTTTCAACTATAACTTGTTCTTTGATTTGCAATACCCCACCAGCTTCTCTTGAAGCATGGCCTGTTGAGTTATTAAATATAACAAGAGTTTTTTTCGGAGGTTTATTATACAAAGGTGTTATTGCTACCTTAAAATTTTTAAATTTCTCATAGTATTCCATAAAATTTCCACTTTTGTCTCTTTTGTATCCTTCTAATCCTAATATTGCTCCAAAAATACCGAAAAGATTTAATTTATGAATAAAATTGTATGTGGCATATACAGTTGCATTTGTATCATTTTTTTTAAAAAAACCCATATCTCCTTTAAGCTCAAAAGAAAAGGCTTTCATATTAGCCCTCCTCAAAGTAAAATATCACCCTTTTCCCAGTTATCTTTGATTCCTGCAACTTTACAAATTGAGTCGTTGTAGTATACTTCAACGTTTTCTATTTCATTCCCATAATTTTCAAGAAGATTAGATATCTTTGTAAGGTCTATAATTTCATCTTTATTTACATCAACTAAATTCTTCATAGTTGGAAGAACCAACTTTGAATTTTCCTTAAGTGTAATAAATAAAAGTAAAGCATTTTCTGTTCCAATCTTCGATGTAGTATTTAAATTTGTTGCAAATTTTTTCAAAGCTTCTTTTAATTTTGATATATCATCATCAGTAAGTTCCATACCATCTGGCAAGTTTTTTGGATTTAAAACAAAATCATATACATAATAAGACTTTAGGTTCTTAATCTCATCCCCTAAGGTTGTTTGTTTGTCACCTTCTTTGTTTCTAAATGGTGAAGCTATATCAACAACAAATGGAATATTAACATTGTATCTATTTATCCCATAACTTATTTGAAAAGGACCTGTTATTGACATTTGACTTTCACCTACTGCAAAGGTTATTCCAAATAATTTTACATCAATAAATTTGTTAAAAAAGTCGTATCTGTCAATATTTTTTATTTCTTCCTCTTTTCCATTTTTATTTTTCTTCTTTTGAATAATCCATTTTATTTCATCTTTTAATACTTCTTGCCAATATTTATCAGTTTCATCAAGAGATCTTGGTTTACCATCTTCTTTAAACGTTCTCCAAACAAATACCTTCTCTCCTGAATCTAAGAAAAATTTCCTTATAGCATATTTTGCAGACTTATCCGTTGCAAATATGGTTGCATTTTCATCGGGAAGTCTTCTTGGATATTTCGTAAAATCGGCATTCCAATTACTATTTTCACTTTTCAAAACAACTATACCATAACATCTTTTTGTAAACATCTATATCCCTCCCGCTATAATTTTCTTGATGAAAAATACCCTTCAAAGAAATAAAACTTATCATTTTTAGATACTTTCTCAGGTAATTTTCCGGAATTAAAATAATTCAAAATTAAACCAAAAATCTTATCAAATTTTTCATTATAGAAATTTATAGCGTGCTTGTACTTGGTAAATAGTTCGTAAATTCTTTCAAGCATGACTTTTGAACTATTTACATTGATAAAAGGTTCAACCAAAGCATGGGTTTTATTAGAAATTTTTGATTGTGATAGAAGAAATCTTGTAAGCTTTCCAAGTAGATAATAGTACTGATAACTATCTTCGATTTTTTCTAAGTCTTCCGTTTCTACCTTTTCCGTTTTTTCCATAAAATCACCCCCAAAGATTTTATTTAGCTTTTTATAACTTTCAAATGCCTTTTCAATTTTCTTTAAAAAATTTTTTTCCTCAGAATATAGCCCCTTTAAATAACAAACTAAGGAATCGTAAAAGATATTATCAATTGTTTCTTTGCTTAATGAGTCATATCTTGCTCTATAAATAAAATCAAAAATATTCTCCCTGTATTTATATATGTTTTTTGCCAATAAGTTATTTTTAATTGTTATTGAACCAAAATAATTTTTCACTAAAAAGTTATCAAACATCTTATCTAAATAATTTTCTATTTCAAAAATATTTGTTTCGTTGTAATAATACCTAAAGTTTGATACATAATCGACATATACAAAATCATCTTTGTAAATTATTAGGTAAAAATCGAGAATTAAATCATTTACATCAACCTCCTTAAATACTTGCTCTAAAATCTCTCGAAATGACAGTTTTTCACCGCTACTTTTCAAAAACTTTATTTCCAATTCCCTGAGTTTTTTCTTAGATAGTAATGGAAATATTGAAAATTTTTTTAAAAATTTTTCTAAAAAAGTTGTAAGTTCAAAGGCACAATCTTTACAAATCATTATGTTGTATTCTGTTTTTCTTCCTAAATGCTTTAAAAACGGCTTTTTCACGTTTAAAGTATGAAAAACCCCGGGTATTGAAATAATATCTTTTTTACCACATATTGGACATATTCCATATTCTTTGACATTTTCAACAGCAAATACTTTTTCTTTTAAATATTTTTGATGAAAATCTTTATAGAGTTCTTTATTTTCTAATTCAAATACAAAGTAGATATTTTTGTAAATTTCTTCGTATTCTTTATTAAAAACCTTTAGTGACATATCATTTACCTTTTCATATAAAAACTTTGCTTCGTCTCCTTTGAAGATCAACTTTTCCAACAAATCTTCTTTAACTCTATTTTTAAAGGATTTTAATGTTTCACTATTATAAACTAACATTATTTTTTTAGTAAAATCACCATTTTTAGGTTTGGGCCCTTGGAATATAAATAAGTTGTATGAATTTGTCCCTTTATTTCCCTTTATACTCTTATTACCTTTCTCATCTCCGGGAAGTTTTGCCGTCAAAACTTTTACATTTTTCAAAATTTCCCTCAAATCATCATTAACATCATCTATCTTTCTCGCGTTTTCTAATAAATTTACTTTATCGTAATATTTTTCATCTAATACAAAGTAAAACTTTTTTTTATCTTCTGGAGGGATAATTACATAAACTAAATCCTGTGCTTTTTCCTCAAGTAAATCATAAAATCTGGAATCTCTTAGTTCTTTTGAAAACTCTATCATTTGGTTTATCATGCTTTCACCCCCTATTCAATAAAACCAAACCCTTGTGAATTTTTACTACCAAGTCCTGCATCATATGCAAATGCTAGAACAGATGGTTCACCTTTCAAAAGAAACTTACCCTTCCAACCTTCGACTACATATTTTTTATCCCCAAATCCATAATAAACTACACTTTTGTTCATATTTCCAAGTGATATTATTTCAATATCTCTGTCCAAGTTCTCTTTGTAAAAAGCTTCCCACTTACTTTTTAAATTTAAATTTATTAGTTTTGAAAATTCTCTTTCAAATGGTGCAAAATACTTCGTCTTATTTCTTCCATTTTCTTTATAAGTCTGGTGAACTTCTATAGGAGTTAAAGCATTCACTTTCAAAATATCCTTTGCAATCTCCTTATAAACAACTTCTACAGAAGATAAATAGATATCATTTTCTCCAAGAAAATATTTATCCCCATTTAAAAGATTCAAAACCAAATTTTCCATTAACTTTGTTACAGGAGATGAAATATAAAAACTTATATTCTTTCCAAAATTAAAAACTTTCATTCTCTTAAAATACTGCCCTTTTTCTAAAATAGAAGAAAAACAAAAAAGCGAAAATTTTCTTTTGCTTCTAAATCCTTCTTCATGAACAAAACGTCTCAAACTATTGCTAAATAGGTTGTATATCAACGCTTGAATATATTTGTTAAAACCTACTGGCAAAATTATATCTTCGATTGAAATAAATCCCACTTTAATTCTCATCTATACCCCTCCGAAAATATAAAAATAACGTTTCTTTTATACTTATTTTTTGTTAAAATTATACCATATTCAATATATTCAATAGTTGTTCTTCTGTTTTAATAGTACTTTTAATTTTTTAGAACATTTCACAATTTATGTTTATATACAAAAAATAATTTGTATGTTATTTTAATATCAAAACTTTTTGCTTTTCAATTAGAAAATATAAACTTCCAAAAAATTGTCCACAATTAAAAAAGGTAGTTTTTTCAATCCAATTTCATAAAAATCTATCCTAAACACTTAAAATCTAAAGAATTTTATTCATACTTTTAAATTTGAATTTCTAAAAATAAGTCTTTTTTAACTAAGAATTTTTTCAAATATTCTTTTTCTACTCATAATATATAACGTTTCACAATTAAACTTTCTGACAATCAAAAAATAATCGGAGATATCAACTCCGGGTATTAAAGAAAGCTATCATATTGTAAATGTTTAGACCTTTTATTATTTCTTACACAACGAATCAAATTTTTGACCAGTTAATTCTTCCAAAAATCTCTTTGTCTTATCATCTACTTCCCTTACATTATTTCTAAATTTTTTGATTTGCTTCATCAATTTTTTATGCTGGAGTTATTTTATGCTTCAATGAAACTATAATACCTAAAACAAGCAAGATAATTGGAAAAATACAAAAACAATCCTCAACCAAAGCAACGTCACTTCAGTTTGAGGTAGATTTGGAACACAACCTATTAAGATCCAAAAGCAGTCCTAACAAAAGTAAGATAATTGCTTGAACAACCTTTCTAATAAAGGGCATCTTTCCAGAATAAAGACGTAATTTTCAATTCTTAGCCTGCTAATAGCATAATTCATAGATTCAAATATTCCAACAAACCAAGGTCTATCCTTTGCAAGTTCTGAACCGGTAAGAAGTTCTACTTTTGCAGGAGTCATTCCGACCTTCACTAATTTTTACCTGCTTTATACGAAGTCACCAGTAAGCAAATTCAGCAACAGCTTTTTTGTTTTTAGATACATTCAGAATGCCCAACCCCCAAGTTCCTCTAACTTGCTTTCTTCGCATCTCCTACAGGTGGTACTGAATAAATTATCTTACCATCTACTAATGATTTTTCTAGATTTTCATGAGCCGGAATTATTGCTAGCCATTGGAACATTGAAAATACTTTGCCCTGATTAAATATTGCTATCCTTTCTGAATGCCCATAACTGTTTGCGCCGGGACATAATTCAATAATTCTTTATACATTTCCATTGCCTTTTTTTATTAAGAACAACTTTATATGCACCTACATCTTTATAAAACTTTAATGGCATTGTTCCATATGTTTCAAACATCATCATTGCTTCACTAGTTAAACCTTCTGATGATTTTGTAAATGGTGCAAATTCATAAATTCATTTTGTTTTCAAAAATTTCACCATATCTATTAACTCATCAAATGTTTTTGGAATTCCCATTTCATAACCGTATTGTTTTTTGAACTCATCTTTGTATTCTTCTATCAAATCATATCTTGTCATCCACACATAAATATCGCCATTAATTGGCAATCCCATAATTTCAGCTCTCTACACAGAAGCAAAAAATACTTGGTCCAAAATCACCGTCAAATCCGGTTTTTTATAATAATTTCCTTCAGGCCAAAGTTAATAAGGTACCAACTTCATCTCTACTTTTATCCATATCTCTTTTTCAAATTCTGGAAGTTTCTCTAAAGCTGCTCTAGTAAGTTCATCATCCCACACTAAAACCTTTATGGTAGTTGCAGAAAAAAACTTAGTGTTAATAAAACAAGCAAAAAGATCAGCGACATCTTCATAAAAATTCCCCTTTCAAATTTATGGTAACGTTATCAGATAACGTTACCATATAACGTACGAATATAACATTCATTAAAACAAACACAAGTTTTAAATAACTATTTATCACTTGCCAAAACTAAAACACACAAACTATTAAACAAAAAATCTCTAAATAAATTGATGCTTAAAA is a genomic window containing:
- a CDS encoding type I CRISPR-associated protein Cas7, with product MFTKRCYGIVVLKSENSNWNADFTKYPRRLPDENATIFATDKSAKYAIRKFFLDSGEKVFVWRTFKEDGKPRSLDETDKYWQEVLKDEIKWIIQKKKNKNGKEEEIKNIDRYDFFNKFIDVKLFGITFAVGESQMSITGPFQISYGINRYNVNIPFVVDIASPFRNKEGDKQTTLGDEIKNLKSYYVYDFVLNPKNLPDGMELTDDDISKLKEALKKFATNLNTTSKIGTENALLLFITLKENSKLVLPTMKNLVDVNKDEIIDLTKISNLLENYGNEIENVEVYYNDSICKVAGIKDNWEKGDILL
- the cas6 gene encoding CRISPR-associated endoribonuclease Cas6, translating into MRIKVGFISIEDIILPVGFNKYIQALIYNLFSNSLRRFVHEEGFRSKRKFSLFCFSSILEKGQYFKRMKVFNFGKNISFYISSPVTKLMENLVLNLLNGDKYFLGENDIYLSSVEVVYKEIAKDILKVNALTPIEVHQTYKENGRNKTKYFAPFEREFSKLINLNLKSKWEAFYKENLDRDIEIISLGNMNKSVVYYGFGDKKYVVEGWKGKFLLKGEPSVLAFAYDAGLGSKNSQGFGFIE
- the cas5 gene encoding CRISPR-associated protein Cas5, with amino-acid sequence MKAFSFELKGDMGFFKKNDTNATVYATYNFIHKLNLFGIFGAILGLEGYKRDKSGNFMEYYEKFKNFKVAITPLYNKPPKKTLVIFNNSTGHASREAGGVLQIKEQVIVESIGYRIFIPCLETFTDEEKNVYEKLEKMVKKNYSEYPIYFGKNEFLAYFENYCSIELERLEFEESTVNSLVRLKDIEFFKENLDDIELFEEETDYISILEELPYDFNENHLYLKDVFVFTNKKLRLKRKENFWRTNNEVIYVF